The Glycine soja cultivar W05 chromosome 3, ASM419377v2, whole genome shotgun sequence genome window below encodes:
- the LOC114406674 gene encoding glycosyltransferase-like At2g41451 — translation MAGAHSHRQSHHLQQQPSSRLLLLLTVLPLTLATLAFLLQWRGGVTDPVTRWSPDHDQFPGMATTTTTTPSRHSSDCGKNPLYQSHNPSFPYFRDWTLDFSSNLSPKICITTSTSAGLEQTLPWIFYHKVIGVSSFILFVEGKAASPNVTRVLDTIPGVKIVYRTRELEEQQAKSRIWNETWLATFFYKPCNYELFVKQSLNMEMAIVMARDSRMDWIIHLDTDELMHPAGTQEYSLRQLLADVPGNVDMVIFPNYESSVERDDIKEPFSEVSMFKKNYDHLPKDVYFGNYKEATRGNPNYFLTYGNGKSAARIQDHLRPNGAHRWHNYMKTPNEIKLEEAAVLHYTYTKFSDLTSRRDRCGCKPTKEDVKRCFMLDFDRSAFIIASTATEEEMLQWYRERVVWTDKALNMKLMRRGILARIYAPMIIIQSLKESGVFSSLIAKAAQTKLSKDNFLKSVKSSNSTRNSISEVISSRKIDAGGISQATARRILEFIDDSLPSAIPPLSPPSLDHTDLIIS, via the exons atggCGGGTGCACACTCCCACAGACAATCACACCACCTCCAACAACAACCCTCTTCGCGCCTCCTCTTACTCCTCACCGTCCTCCCCTTGACTCTCGCAACCCTCGCCTTCCTCCTCCAATGGCGCGGCGGGGTCACCGACCCCGTCACCCGCTGGTCACCCGATCACGATCAGTTCCCCGGCAtggccaccaccaccaccaccactcccTCCCGCCACTCCTCCGATTGCGGCAAGAACCCTCTCTACCAATCACACAACCCTTCCTTCCCTTACTTCCGCGACTGGACCTTAGATTTCTCCTCTAACCTCTCCCCCAAG ATATGTATTACGACGAGTACTTCCGCGGGGTTGGAGCAGACGCTGCCGTGGATCTTCTACCACAAGGTCATCGGAGTCTCAAGTTTTATCCTTTTCGTCGAAGGGAAGGCTGCCTCGCCTAATGTCACTAGGGTTTTAGACACCATTCCC gGGGTGAAGATTGTATATAGAACAAGGGAGTTAGAGGAGCAGCAagctaaaag cCGAATATGGAATGAGACATGGTTGGCAACCTTCTTCTACAAACCATGTAATTATGAGTTGTTTGTGAAGCAATCTTTGAACATGGAAATGGCTATTGTCATGGCAAGG GATTCTAGAATGGATTGGATCATTCATCTGGACACTGATGAGCTGATGCATCCAGCTGGAACACAAGAGTACTCTTTAAGACAGTTGTTAGCTGATGTGCCTGGAAATGTTGATATGGtcatttttccaaattat GAAAGCAGTGTGGAACGAGATGATATCAAGGAGCCTTTCAGTGAG GTTTCAATGTTCAAGAAGAACTATGACCATCTTCCCAAGGATGTATATTTTGGAAATTACAAAGAAGCAACTCGTGGCAATCCAAACTATTTTCTTACTTATGGAAATGGGAAATCAGCAGCTAGAATTCAGGATCATCTCCGTCCTAATGGTGCCCACAGATGGCACAACTATATGAAGACACCTAA TGAGATAAAATTGGAAGAAGCTGCTGTTCTGCATTACACCTACACCAAATTTTCTGATTTGACTTCAAGACGTGATCGATGTGGCTGCAAGCCTACAAAAGAAGATGTTAAAAGATGCTTCATGTTGGATTTTGATAGATCT GCATTCATAATTGCTTCAACTGCAACTGAGGAAGAAATGCTTCAATG gtATCGTGAACGCGTTGTGTGGACTGACAAAGCACTCAACATGAAACTTATGAGGAGAGGTATCTTGGCTCGTATTTATGCTCCCATG ATTATTATTCAAAGTTTGAAGGAATCTGGTGTTTTTAGCTCTCTGATTGCAAAAGCTGCTCAAACGAAGTTATCAAAAGACAATTTTCTAAAATCTGTCAAGAGTAGCAATTCTACTAGGAATTCCATATCAGAAGTGATATCTTCTAGAAAAATTGATGCTGGTGGAATATCCCAAGCAACTGCAAGAAGAATTTTGGAATTTATAGATGACTCTCTCCCGTCTGCAATCCCACCATTGTCTCCGCCCAGCCTTGATCATACTGACCTTATTATATCCTAG